The following are from one region of the Aspergillus chevalieri M1 DNA, chromosome 1, nearly complete sequence genome:
- a CDS encoding uncharacterized protein (COG:S;~EggNog:ENOG410PZP7), with product MTRKPGIPGPKPGANPGKKRKQDKDLSKNPHTMRGRELLASKSDSEKAVIRRKNNDRAAFVSARLKLRASTSWQEATMEEQEILEISLKDQVMRERYEKGQSAQFFLDQLEGESIDSSVWETVDFENDTELCYHAQLDDIASHETIPTTETAKEAEAAQSSATGQLIKTLHTITWGHFRLSLLRSLASLDMKLKILGKMESCHDPLYYNGIPFCLKSILPEKVFLKEERAAWSIMSSISSNPWATLPGPADWWEGYSCQSLAKFWGFASKEEAKALYRLGIYIIQNKEAPENAGGLIDEVMGLLELLP from the exons ATGACCAGAAAACCTGGAATCCCAGGCCCCAAACCTGGTGCGAATCCAGGCAAAAAGCGAAAGCAGGACAAAGACCTGTCTAAGAATCCCCACACTATGCGAGGCCGTGAACTACTGGCAAGCAAGAGTGACAGTGAAAAGGCTGTGATACGTCGGAAGAATAATGATAGGGCAGCCTTTGTCAGTGCCCGTCTGAAACTCCGGGCGAGTACTAGCTGGCAGGAAGCAACTATGGAAGAACAGGAAATATTAGAAATTTCACTGAAAGATCAAGTGATGAGGGAACG ATATGAAAAGGGCCAGTCAGCCCAATTTTTCTTGGATCAGCTGGAAGGAGAGAGCATTGACAGTAGTGTCTGGGAGACTGTGGATTTTGAAAATGATACAGAATTGTGTTATCATGCACAGCTGGATGATATTGCTTCTCATGAGACCATTCCGACCACTGAGACTGCCAAGGAAGCTGAAGCGGCACAATCATCAGCTACAGGACAGCTGATAAAAACTCTGCATACCATCACTTGGGGTCACTTTCGACTCTCCCTTCTACGCAGTCTGGCCAGTCTTGACATGAAATTGAAGATTCTTGGAAAGATGGAGTCATGCCATGACCCTCTCTACTATAATGGCATACCATTCTGTCTCAAGAGCATTCTCCCAGAGAAGGTCTTCTTGAAAGAGGAACGCGCTGCATGGTCAATAATGAGTAGTATCAGTTCCAATCCATGGGCAACTCTCCCTGGCCCAGCTGATTGGTGGGAGGGATACTCTTGCCAGTCATTGGCAAAGTTCTGGGGATTTGCATCTAAAGAAGAGGCAAAGGCACTCTATCGACTTGGAATCTACATTATACAAAACAAGGAGGCACCAGAAAATGCA
- the HHT1_1 gene encoding histone H3.1 (COG:B;~EggNog:ENOG410PN02;~InterPro:IPR007125,IPR009072,IPR000164;~PFAM:PF00125;~go_component: GO:0000786 - nucleosome [Evidence IEA];~go_function: GO:0003677 - DNA binding [Evidence IEA];~go_function: GO:0046982 - protein heterodimerization activity [Evidence IEA]) — translation MARATATARKSTGGRASRKRLGAKAARKTPAKKKGTRKFKPGTIALREIRRYQKGHELLLPKTPFRRVVQEITSEMMFEKDYRFQSSALDALQEISEAFLVNEFEMTNLCAIHARRVTIQARDMQLVRRLRKHMGLDPVGTV, via the exons atggctCGTGCCACTGCAACTGCTCGCAAATCAACTGGAGGAAGAGCTTCCCGCAAACGTTTGGGTGCAAAAGCAGCCAGAAAGACCccagccaagaagaagggtaCCAGAAAGTTCAAGCCTGGCA CTATTGCTCTGCGTGAAATCCGTCGTTACCAGAAAGGCCATGAACTTTTGCTCCCCAAGACCCCCTTTCGACGTGTCGTGCAAGAGATCACCAGTGAGATGATGTTTGAAAAAGACTATCGCTTTCAGTCCAGCGCCCTGGACGCACTGCAAGAAATAAGTGAGGCGTTCCTTGTAAATGAATTTGAGA TGACAAACCTATGTGCCATCCATGCCAGGCGTGTCACCATACAGGCTAGAGACATGCAGCTGGTCCGGCGACTGCGGAAGCATATGGGCCTAGATCCTGTTGGAACTGTGTAG